From Oenanthe melanoleuca isolate GR-GAL-2019-014 chromosome 4, OMel1.0, whole genome shotgun sequence:
ATCACATGGCATACTTCTGAGTCCATTCCCGAGATATTCTGTTGTACCTGCAGACAAAACCAGGAATTAACATCAGCATGAAAATAACAACTTCCTAAACAGTTTATGattaaatatgattttattcCCTTTATTCTCTTTACACTGTGAAAAGTCTCTGTAGTCTCTTGAACTCAAACTGAACAATTCCCTTCCTACACCAATTAGGGTAGATACTCTCTagtttttaagaaaagcttTAAATTCAAGACAAGTAAATTTGCTAGAAGTCTGTTACAAAAAAAATGAcggaaagagaagaaatagagACCATCTGGGATGGAGTAAACAAGGCAAGTATTTTATTTGGATATTATTCTTAGGTTAAGATTATAGCATATCCCATGCCATAAGTAAAGATTATTTGGTTATTAATATCACTGGATACAAAATAACAAATCCCAATTTTTAAGAACAACAACATTCAACATTTCATTGCACTGAATATTCTTTTCACACAAATATACTgctcaaaattttaaaaggacaTTAAAAGACAACTTAAAGAACACTACTTCCACAGGAACTGAGCTGCCAATTAGTTAACACTTAACTCCATGCTTGTCAGTAAGAAGTTAATTATTAACTATACAAGCAGAACATAATCCCCATACATTGCCTAGTTTATATGTGGAAGACAGACACTGCTGATTAAAAAGTAACTGAAATTTGGATTGTCTGAATTCACTCATGTCTATATATGACATCTTGTTACGGGGCATCACTTTGAACCAAATTCTAACAAAATCTGGGTAAATACTTACCAAAGCAAGTTGACAATCTGGCTCAGAACTCAGTAATTACTTCATACTAACTTTTTTGTTTGGCCATGCAAAAGTAGTATCCGTGAGAAATAGTGACTAGCCAATACAATACACACTAACCACAGATCAAGCTGTTAAATGTCCACGTTCAGTAACTGGTGCATCCATTATCTGTTAGTTAATCCAGTGCCTTAGAGCATGCAGCACCCAAGTGCTGACTAATTTCCATTTTGTTAAATGCACCATAATTTGCAAATATTCTTACCCTACAGCATAGCGTATTTCTCTGTCCACTCTCTTGCTAACCTATTGTACCTAATTGGACAAATATGTTTAGCATTAATATAtacaaaacccccaaaatttgcTTCATATAATTCTATCTGTGCAAAATATTAGATACCTTAGAAAAATGAAGTTGTTGCAAcacagatggggaaaaaagttcTGCTGCCAATTTTCAAGGGAAGACCCAAAATTTAAGGCCAAGCTGCTGCCAAACAAAGGcatcaaaacaacaaaaagctgtCTTTTCCTCATTATGAAATTCTAACTACATTTATGCATGGCAAGCAAAAAAAAGggccatatatatatatactgtaaAATACTTCCACGCATGTGAGAAAAAGCTAAATCTCTTTCACCCACAGCTTCAAAGATGCtaagctccttttttttttaaagtatgcaCTACTCACTTCTTTGACACACAGGTTTTCTCCATCTCAGATCTTCACAAAAGACTCACTGAACATGACTGCTGTCTGACAATGCACTCTTACAGTCTGTTAAAATATCAGTCCTGTGCAATTCTGTACTTACTTGTCTCTGTCTGTTTTATAGATACGTGCAATCTCTGGCACTAGTGGGTCATCTGGATTTGGATCACATAGCAGTGAACAAATGGATAAGAGaactgtaacaaaaaaaaaaaaaagcattctcAATAACGAAAGAGGAATGGCAATCTCAGAAACAATGGAGCACAGATCTTTACATTAGCACAATGTCACCACAGGACAGAACCTAAAAGGTATATTCCTGGTAAACAGCCAATATAAATTCGTAACTCACTCGTAAGTAAAACGCCCAAACTAACTTAAAGGTTTTAAGAACTAATTGATTCCTATTTCCCACATACTTACAGCTGTCAGAACACACACAAGAACAGCACTGTTGTACCCTGCACTATGATGTAACACAGCAGCCAACAAAAGCACATTATGTACTCTGATGAACAGCATATCCATGGTTCTTATCACTAAAACTAGAAAATCCTCAAATTTaagtttttagtttttaaattagaCTGAATTCTTTATTTGTTGTACATAAGGCAAGAATATCCTGGTCTGCACTGATAAAACTAGCACATGTTGTAAAAAACTCAGTAACACTGTTGTAGGCAACTATGAGGACTTTACTCTCACAgaagctttaaaagaaaatagtgAAGCATTAAAATTAGGGAATCCACATTCAAATAACAAACTGACTGTTTGGACAGACAGGAATTACaagttttatagaaaaaaagGGCACTTTGAGGGATCTTTTGAAGCCACAGGGACCAGTGGCTTTCAGGCAAAACAATCTGATcatcaggaaaatatttgagaatTATCTTTTATTTACTGTAGTAAAATGAGGAAAGCCACAAATAATCTCTTGCAACACAACATCAATTTATCATGAAATAGGATCAGTAAACTTAGTTCATGATGTAAGGCAATGCCAGAGGAACGTGGTAGAAAGCAGTACGTATCAATAATAGATTTATTCATCTACCACAGATATGCCAATAGAACTATGCATGTATCTCTAGGCAGGATgaaaaaattatgcaaatttCAGTATTAAAAGCTGActttaaattaatctttcatTTAATATGCACGTTTATCTACAAGGGCAGCTCCAAACAAGCAGTTTCTTAGCCTTAGCTCGAACACCCTAACACAGGCCTATTTCAATCCAAATATCAGCAAATTCCTCTAGGTCCAAGCTGGTAAACTCTGCCAAGAATACTGAAGCAAGTAAGTGGCCAGACAGGGCCTTAAACGGCCACATAGGAGAAAgtgttagggaaaaaaaatccatcaaaaatTCAGTGTCAAACTGGAAAAACATAGGCTTGaatgaggaagggaagggaagttaaGGGAAATCAAAAAGATGGGCAAGAACTTAACACAATCAAAGCTAAAAGCACAGTATTCAGCACAAGATGGAAAAATTTCTCCTtcacaaaaggagaaaaaaagcaaaaatgctttACCTTTAGAAATAGTTAAAGCAGGAGACCACTGTGATCTTAGAATATCAAGACAAATGCTGCCATTACTGTTAATATTTGGATGATAGATTCTTGTTGTAAATGCAAcctgcaacagaaaaaaaacaaaaacaaagagtGCATTTGGGTCTATGGCAATAATTGCACCCATTCTTCTCAGTCAAGCTATCAGTCTATTCAATTTACTCTAAAATAAAAGGATTAAGCAGTTAAACTGCATCAAATTCAGGAAGTGCACCCAAGCCACAAGCTCTGAGTCTCTCACTACCAATCAGGCACTATATTTCAAATAGAGAGAGGGCAAGTATGAGTGTTTTAATCCCAGCTGCCTTTGATGAAGACACtcaacagcagctgagcaaCTGCTGTCACAGAGCTAAGGAACTTCCAACACTGCAGTCACTTCCAAGGGTACGCCTTCATACTGAGGCAAAGCTAGTGGCTGATAAAGCTACCAAAAAAGGGCATATTTTGCAATTACTGCCAAACTCTTAACAAAATCTTCACTTGATTTTAGGCACTCAGCAAGCAAATCCCTACCCACAGCATCACAGTCCTACAGACCAATCCAAACAACTACACTAATACTTGACAGTCCCCTTGGCAAGAATTATAGTAACACAAAGCTAATGAAAAGTTTTCCTATCAATTCAGAAAACTAGAAATGAACCCAAGTATTTCAAGACATTTGGAATTCACATACATAGACTGGCTCAAAGACTATGCTAACACACCCATTCCTGTGAGTCAGAATGGGACCCAGATATCTAACAGATTGTAAGAATACCTGAAAATAATTGAGAAGTTGACAACACTACAATACAGATGCTGTCAATTTCTGTCCTGTACTCAGTTCTTTA
This genomic window contains:
- the UBE2D3 gene encoding ubiquitin-conjugating enzyme E2 D3, whose product is MALKRINKELSDLARDPPAQCSAGPVGDDMFHWQATIMGPNDSPYQGGVFFLTIHFPTDYPFKPPKVAFTTRIYHPNINSNGSICLDILRSQWSPALTISKVLLSICSLLCDPNPDDPLVPEIARIYKTDRDKYNRISREWTQKYAM